The Dermacentor variabilis isolate Ectoservices chromosome 4, ASM5094787v1, whole genome shotgun sequence genome contains the following window.
cgacctcgggCATAGCAGCCCAttaccaaagccactaagcaaccactgcgggtagtGATTTTTGAACTGCAATGCCTAAAAAGACATTTTGTTAAAAAGTAAGTGGTacaacagcgcatttttatcGCAAGTTAGACTGCTCTTCTGAAAACTGACCTAGGCCAATCATGCGctccgaacaaccatctccgagcGCGCCTCTGGTGCAAGTTTCAAAATCCATTCCAAGCAGACCTGCCTTGTGTTTGGTTCGTGCATTGCAATGTGCGCTAAACCAATTGGTTAATTGAATAATGAAATTGTGTTAATTAGTTATGCATTTTAATTTCCAGTGTAAGCAATGTCAGGCTCTGCGGGCAATCTGGCTCAATAAGCAAATTAGTATACTATATGCAacaggcgattaaaaaaaaaatcctgttaGCGTTAAAATAAAACGCTCGGCGTAGCGAGGGTATAAGCAAAACGCACggtcacgttttcttttttaatctaacATGGTGTCGTATGCACGTCAATTTATTTTTTCACAAGTTCGATTTATTCGTAATTTACGCTGCTACGTAATTTATTCTGCTAACGCACGTGCCGTTTTATCGCAGGTGtgcaataataaaaagaaaaagaagagagaaaatcATGTGACCATGCGTCTTGCTTACTCTCGCTATGTATACTTTTTTTCCCCGTCGCTGCCATTAAAATTTTGAAAACATTGCTTCGTAGCGCAGTGCTCCATCATGCACGGTACCAGCTGGCCCCCTAtaacacattaaaaagaaagataaatgcTAGAGAACAAAGAGGTAGCGCTTCATAAGCGACGGAAAACTGTAATAAAGGTacaagagaatatatatatatatatatatatatatatatatatatatatatatatatatatatatatatatatatatatatatatatatatatatatgtaagttgACCCCAGCGGTCTCCCACCTCGTGCTTAACAAGGTTCTTTTCGACGTAAGCAGGTTTAAGGAACGCGCTGCCTCGCATTCGCCATCGTGTAGGTTGTTAACTCCCTTAAGGCAGCGGATGTTTCTAAGAATGTCCGCCCTCATTGCTAATAACTGCACAATCGCCCGGGCAGGTTTGGGCTCTCCTTCTCAGCGCCATGCCCGTGCTCGCACTGCTGATAAGCCTGTCTGAAATCATCGTTCACAAGACGTCGTGGAGGAAGATACCACAGAGAGTGCACGAATGGGGTTGGGAACTCTTCAGGAACCTGCTCTACGAAAGTGCGTAAAGGCCGGCTTTGCATTCTTTACATTTTGGCATCACTCGCGCACACATCACACATGTTCATTGGACAAGCACGCACTTAGTTGCCACTGCACCGTTGCAGGCAAGGAACGcagtaatttttttaattatggggttttacgtgccaaaaccactttctgattatgaggcacgccgtagtaaaggactccggaaatgtcgaccacctggagatctttaacgtgcgcctaactctaagtacacgggtgttttcgcatttcgcccccatcgaaatacggccgccatggccgggattcgatcccgcgacttcgtgctcggcagcccaacaccatagccactgagcaaccacggcgggtaaggagcGCAGTAGAACTGGTGTGAAAACAGTTACCTTATTGTATTTTCTTTGAAAGTAAAGGCAAGCAGATTAACAAACATACATCTGCTTGACGATATACATATCGTTTGAGGGGTCAAATGACCATCGTAGTTTCACTTTTGAGTCGTATAAGTCGAAACTCCAAGCACCTACGCTGATTCCACCTCCTAACCTATCGTGTCCGTATCACACCAGCAGTTCCCAGTATTATGGCGCATCCGGTGCCAGGATGGCGCTAGCCTATCACTCCATGGGAAATTCGCTATTGTCTGGCTGTCTTCTTTTTTagtgcgatagcagttatatgggcactccaagcgcatttctgccgtcgccgtcggcgttaCCGTGAGTTAAGGGCGACAAACACGTTTAAGGGCCATAAActcgtcgccgtgcgccgtatgtCCGAGAGAAATCGTGCAAAGGAGAGccggcgatggcggctcaatctcgcgcacgcaagggaggaaagcagggaggaagcgcgccgtcttccgtcgcgcgcaagaagGACAGGGGAGGATAGGGACGAAGGAGGGGGGTGGGGCGTTCTCATCCGGGACGCTGTAtcctgaaagccatctgcgacagggacagagtccgccgcgcgctgtgttttcgccgcttaatTTGTGTTGACGCGAGActcagcgcgaaggtcaattcactctctgttgctgccgcgcccCTCAccctagcgttttgacagcgagtttccactgtcattgagtgagatgtattCATATTTGCTTGCGCGGgcatgacactatgcttgttaatttggttagtaagcctatgtttacaagttcatacggccgacaaaactactattcCCACGTCGTATACATTTAGCTGTCCACTAATATGCTATCGCAATCGCTTCCAAtttcggccgaaactgcgactttcttctAACTATTATACCAATGCTCTTCGACAGGTGCGTCGTTGAAAAAGAGAACTCTATATAGACTGGGCTTGACCGAGCACGTTTCCAATTAGTAATGGAGAGAGGCAATAACGTGCCCGACGGAAACTATAGAAACGGTTGCATCCGCCATGGGTGCGCTGCAGCGCACCTTTACATAGGCACGCGCTCGAGCACTAAATCACCTCCCGCCATCCTCCTTAATTCCAGGTTCACCGCGCATTCCCACACAGCCGTCTGCGCGCGTCGTCCTGACGGCGTGGCTGCTGGCCGTGCTGGTGATCGCCAACTCCTTCGCGGGACATCTCAAGTCCAGCATGGCCATCAAGAACGAGCCGGCGCAAGTGGACACCGTCCATGACGTGGTATCCCAGCGCGCCCTCAGACCCATCGTCTGGAAAGGATCACATTACGAGGCTTTCCTATCGGTCAGTTGTAAAATGCAAATTCTTGCGGGTGCGCATTCTCTTTCGATAAGAGCACACAGAAGCAGTAACTTAGTGTCGCCTTTTACAAATAACCTGGAGACGCGTGCTCGAAATAATGTCGTAAACCGCACCGTAATGCAGACAAAATTTTACACGAGTAAAAATACACGTTCTTTCAATTGCTCTAAATGACTGCCAGGGGTAACAATCTCAGCATAAAACTGGTCAAAGGTTTAAGCGTTCTTATTCAAAGCCACAAAATGTAAACTTATTTATCCAATGCTTCTTAGTTCATGATACTGCAACTGCGTTACAATTCATCCAGTTTTCGTCTCGCGATGGCAACTTAAGTAATTCTCTAAGAGAGTTGAGACAAATAAATTAATCTTTGATCAGTTTGAAAGTTGAGTTCTGTTTCATGATGACAGTGTGAAGCGCTACTGGACGAGGACAGAGAAGAACGTGACACACATTACCGTGAATCCCGCCCAATTAAGCAGCCCGCCAGCGTACGTTAGCCGCGTCGTGTTGGACCACATGCGCAGACTGCCCGCTCTCCGGTGCTGAGTTCGCTGTGGCGCATGGTGGGGCGCACCAACGGCTCCCAGCTGGGGCGCGACATGTTCCACGACGAGCACATGCGCCAGGTGGTGGAGCGGCGCGCCGTGCTCATGGTGGACCACATCTCGCTGCAGTGGCGCACGGCCGCCTACTGCCGCCGCACCCTGGTGCCCAGCTTCCACTTCGCGCGCGAGCACGTCGACGAAAACCCGCTCTCCTTCCTCATGTCGCGTACCATGCGCAGGGACCTGCACCGGCGCATTTACTcgaggtgcgtgcgtgcgtgcagtcATCGCTTAATTAATGCCTTTTCGGACGTGTGCTCAATAGCTGCAAAATAGTGGATGTGCCGTTTTCCTCGTCAATATATGTCGCTTACGCCGTTGATTTCCTCGGACTTATCCAATCTTTCTTGTTATTAGCACTTGAATGTCTAGTCGCGGTGATTTATTGGCACACTTCCCAATCGTAGAAAGTGCGGAACATGCTGATTTGTTCCagtgttttcattttatttttctgtgcagTTGATTGTCCACAAACATTTGCAATAATCGTTTTATTGCCGGGGAAATATTATGTATCCTCAAGTTGTCGAATAATTAAAAATTTTATTTCCCGGGGAGAAACCAGCGACAAAATTCCGACCAAAATGTgcaagcctcccccccccccccccagaaacaAAAATATCAGATGACCAGCTGCGGTGGCTCGCGAACTATGGCGCTCGGCGGTTGAACACTAAAGCAGCAGGATCTACGTCCATTGCAGAAGCAGCATTTCGACAAAGGCGAGTTGCAAGAAAACCGGAAAACAGACgagttacatatatatatatatatatatatatatatatatatatatatatatatatatatatatatattgcatgatTGCAGATATATTTTGATAACGAGATAGTTCTTCAACGTAATCCGTGACCTTCAGAACGTGGCAGTCACGACCGGAAGTGAACCAATGCTCTTCGTGTTCTGCAGCAGAGCTGCTGGCGAGAAACTTCGCTGCGCGCTGAAGAACTGAACCGAACGCCGAGTCCGTGGCACCGGTACAACACGGGCTGATGTTACTATAGGGGATCATGTTGAGCTGTCCAGAGGGTCACATGTATTAAGGTAATCAAAATCGGCGTAATGTGGCCGGACGGTGTTGCTTGACTGTGGTGATGCGCTTCGTATTTAATTGTTCGAAAGAGGCACTAGTAGGTCCAGGCGGCGAGAACTTCCGATGACATACACGTGAGCTTGAACTTGTCCGGTGCCGGTTGTTCTGCGTTCTCGACGCGTAACCGCGAATTACAGTCCGTTTTATTCACGCCAGCTGGCGAATATTGCTTAATTTGTTAACCCTTCTGATCGCGTACATAGCCTCTGCGCGCTTATACCGCGGCTCGGTGCAGGATTACGTGGATGTACGAAAGCGGCCTGGTGAGCAAATGGATGGCCGACAGCCTGGGCGACTGGCAACGCTGCGTGCGGCAGGCGGGAGGCCACGCCGCGGGTGACCTCAGCTTCACCGACACCCTGGCCAGCTTCGTGCTCTGGGCGCTGGTCGTGACGGCTGCCGCGGTGGCCTTCCTGGCGGAGGTGCTGCACCCGCGCTCTCACGCTCGGCGCCCGCACAAGCAGCTGCCCGGGGCCGCCGGGGCGACCCTTGCCGAGCTGAGAAGGTCGCACACTCCGCGCTCTAAACTATACCCGCGAGGCGACTGACTTCTGCCAAGCAGCGACGAGCCGATACGTCTGTGCTGCCTCGCTGAACGCGTGGGTGGGCTGGGGGTAGACGGAGGCGCGTGCCGCGTAAACTCAGCGCGCACTCATAATTTCCATGTCACCGCGTTTACATACGAGCGTATACGAGTGATCGCGCCACACGAATCGAGGCCGTATTCACAGAAAGCTCTCACGCTAAAATGTTGCGCAAGATGAGAGTTCTGCCAATCCTGAttacatgaatactttgtttagcgcaaaacaacagatacaagaaagacgaccccccccccccccccaggacaaggcgctactctcaactgacatcattttattgcgtcactcctttataaactacaggaacatgcgcagtgagcgccatgtggtggagccaccaacatccgatcacaagagcgcacttaTGCGACAGAATcaaaaaaaaaaccatattcaGCGCTTTATAAGGTTAAGGAAGGcccactaatgcactgtgaccccaatgactgaatgaagaatgcttccgataactctcgggcggtggtgtcacggctttttatcaaaatcgtggtatcacgatatatgggtttgcacttgcatattttacaatgctgagccgaATCTCACGCTAGGTgaactaaaatcgaaggtgatgaacctgggaaacaggggcaccccacaaggggccgtactttcgcccatgctatttaatctagcaatgaccagagtcgcgaggaaactggagagtatagaaggtatacactttgcaatatacgccgatgacataaccatatggagcgccaacggtaacgtaggccaaacggagatcagactgcaggagagcatacacgccgtggaaagcacgctaggcgagatgggactcaactgttcggcggcaaagtcggagcttttggtcctaaaacatcgacgcaggggtcgaagacccaggggctacgtccccggggaggaacccaagattatgttacgctgtcacgacggatccgcgatcaGGCAGGTGGAAAAGATTaaagttttaggcttccacatagcagcgggaggtaccaacctgaatgccattcaacacatttcaaacaagacggaccaagtcatcaggttactaaggagaatcagcaacagacacagaggcctgggtgaggacagcgctctaaggctagtgcacgccttcgctctatgtcacttcacctacgtggcaggtctatttaaatggtcgcaggccgagctgaacaagctaaacactctgatcagaaagttagtgaagTGATGGGTATcccctaggtatacccatcagcacctcgaacgtgaagctcatggacctaggcgtgcacaatacgatagaagagatgacggaagcgcaacagatggcgcagcaggaaagactgacgaaaacgcgagcgggcaggcttatactcaaagcgatagggacagacccgaatagatcgatgaacccgaaggaatccgaggtagaattgagagcgaaccttagagacgcgatcagaaccacccccctcccgagaaatatgcacccggaacacaatgttagcaggagaaaagcgagagcgaaagctttgttgaaagaaattgaacagctaggacaacaggcggcccttgtagacgctgcctgggtcaaaggcaaagaggcctacaccgccgtggtggtcgacagccggggcgaggtgcgggacgccgtcaccatcttcactaaggattccacggtagcggagcaagccgcgattgctctagccatcaggaaccgtaaatggtctttcatctatagcgattccaaagcagcaattaagagctttgaccaaggctatgtagctgggactgcggctaaaattatcgacaaggtcgaaactatcaaaactgaaatccgctggtttcctgcacatatgggacaagtgaacgagactcggcccaacctcaacgaggtgacgaacgacctggcacgaggacttgcttgccgtgccggtcagaaccgaaccgacgcccactaccattccggggagcataaagatcagttactaacttacaacgacatcactaaatattactacttggggcgtaggcaattccctctgccacacgtaaaattgaacagggctcaggcagtgacgctacgtttactgcaaaccgggacgtaccccactccgtatttcataaataaaattcaccccgaaatagaaattaggaaagaatgtaacgtgtgcaatggcatcattgacatcagacacatgctggcgggctgtcccgcgactctcgccgaccccgaagaaaaatggctttactggcacaagttgataacaacctcttcatatcaagatcagctacgggctgtccagagggtccacgatgacgccataaggctcggcctggcggtgccgacgtggactcGGCctgcctcggtctgaaaagaccgggcttcaggacactaataaactTTTGTGAATGAATGGAATGGGAACCTTTGCCTGTtcggtatggatcgctcatgttctctaaggcgctcgttaacacctGACTGCCCTGcgtacactttgccacatgacaagggaatcttgtATACCACACctacgctgcaatctacaaatttCGCGCGGTTCTTTTCGCAAcctggttttttacttgttttaaaaattgtgctgtccgtctttcttgtgcctgtggttttgcgctaaacaaagtattcgtggattcgcaccaactagcccgccagcgctTTGTGttgagccaatcctgatgctggagaTATCATTAGCCAAAGCGTCCGGCCAGTGGCGAAGACCGATCACGAACGaggagctttgtgaattcggccccagaggACTTGCATGGCATCAGCAGAACCGTGGCTCGTCGGTGTGCCACACTTCAGCAATAATGAACGTCGCAAAACAGACGCGGACGGAGGATAGCGTATACCGTCCTGTTTCTCCGCCTGTCTTGCGCCGTTTATTTTCCCTAAAATGTCGCGCGCCGTTGATCCAGACCGACAGATCAAAATACGTGTGACCTACAGCTTTATTATATACATTTCTTACGCTATTTAATTCAACCGTGTGAGTTGCTCTCACACACCTAGACACAATATTTCATAGTCATTCCATGGCGAATTACAGATCAACGTTATCCTCTATGTCGAGAGTGCAGCATACGTAGTTTTCTCCCATCCCTCCTACGGTCTCGGTAGTATTCTGGCACCCGGAGCTAAACTCTTTCCATGGCCATACACGTAATCTATGAGAAATTTAACCGTTTGTGGCACACTGTATACAAAGCTAGTTTCGACTAACTTATTGTTTTGACTGTAGCGCTTCCTTCCCACGAGCAGAGGCAAATGATCCGTACTCGTTCATGCAAGCGTACATACAACGTGACTCCTGTGAACAGCGTTCTTTGTATCTTAATGATATTTCAATGACGTAATTGACGCGTGGCATACTGTATACAAAGCTAGCTTCGGCTAACTTACTGTTTTGACTTTAGCGCGTAGAGGCAAATGATCCGTACTCGTTCATGCAAGCATACATACAACGTGATTCCTGTGAACAATGTCCTTTGTAACTTAATGATATTTCGATGACGTAATTGGCGTTTACTCTTAAATTTTCTGTTGAACAAGAAC
Protein-coding sequences here:
- the LOC142577847 gene encoding glutamate receptor ionotropic, delta-1-like gives rise to the protein MGQVLDALTTSLNMTFEAILPSDGQMGIRLPNGSWTGAVGNVQRKEVDMTIVPMIQSHSRMTVGEYGPPIMYVQFGILSGSGVSTSNVFGYILTFDWKVWALLLSAMPVLALLISLSEIIVHKTSWRKIPQRVHEWGWELFRNLLYESSPRIPTQPSARVVLTAWLLAVLVIANSFAGHLKSSMAIKNEPAQVDTVHDVVSQRALRPIVWKGSHYEAFLSTARSPVLSSLWRMVGRTNGSQLGRDMFHDEHMRQVVERRAVLMVDHISLQWRTAAYCRRTLVPSFHFAREHVDENPLSFLMSRTMRRDLHRRIYSRITWMYESGLVSKWMADSLGDWQRCVRQAGGHAAGDLSFTDTLASFVLWALVVTAAAVAFLAEVLHPRSHARRPHKQLPGAAGATLAELRRSHTPRSKLYPRGD